A region of Vigna radiata var. radiata cultivar VC1973A chromosome 6, Vradiata_ver6, whole genome shotgun sequence DNA encodes the following proteins:
- the LOC106763315 gene encoding uncharacterized protein LOC106763315, with protein sequence MSTASLGVHCIQDTLKEDMELEQQLNLINKPSIKVIQTKYGDIVDCIDINKQLAFDHPLLKNHKLQRKPSFRNPVRKTSMKNVRDKHIFGLDKDQCPKGTIPVRRTTKEDLIREKGLLNNSIFVQDIPGVHLAEVALSSKFSPYYGVKGTNSIYNPKVTKSQMSLSHVWVQNGPFNKISLGWHRDNYDQTGCYNLKCPGFVQTHGAIFVGAPFTNVSSYGGPLVDFLISINQDPLTKNWWLRVKDSYIGYFPIKLFSGLDSADKVGWGGRTLTPKGSNSPPMGSGHFPDMHFHHAMMGVCTLKPQKANPYALREAEANPSQIPKAPLSPAAVHGVSTYCRCLWLAALQAAAAMALELGDRGF encoded by the exons ATGAGTACTGCAAGTCTTGGAGTTCATTGTATTCAAGATACACTCAAAGAAGATATGGAACTGGAACAACAACTAAATCTCATTAATAAGCCTTCTATCAAAGTTATTCag ACAAAATATGGAGACATTGTTGATTGCATTGATATTAATAAACAACTAGCATTCGATCATCCTTTATTAAAGAATCATAAATTACAg AGAAAACCCAGTTTTCGAAATCCAGTTAGAAAAACTAGTATGAAGAATGTAAGAGATAAACACATATTTGGACTCGACAAAGACCAATGTCCTAAAGGAACTATTCCTGTCCGAAGAACAACAAAAGAAGATTTGATTCGTGAAAAAggtttattaaataatagtatCTTTGTTCAAGATATTCCTGGTGTTCAT CTTGCAGAGGTAGctctttcttcaaaatttagTCCATATTATGGAGTGAAAGGAACAAACAGTATTTATAATCCAAAAGTTACTAAGAGTCAAATGTCCCTTTCTCATGTATGGGTTCAAAACGGACCTTTTAACAAAATCAGTCTTGGATGGCat agAGACAATTACGATCAGACGGGATGCTACAATCTTAAATGTCCAGGTTTTGTTCAGACTCATGGTGCTATTTTTGTTGGTGCACCTTTTACAAATGTATCTTCTTATGGAGGACCACTTGTtgattttctcatttctattaATCAG GACCCTTTAACTAAAAATTGGTGGTTACGTGTAAAAGATTCTTATATTGGATATTTTCCTATAAAATTGTTCTCCGGCTTGGATTCCGCAGATAAAGTAGGGTGGGGTGGAAGAACATTAACTCCTAAAGGTTCTAATAGTCCTCCAATGGGATCTGGACATTTTCCTGATATGCACTTTCATCATGCAA TGATGGGAGTTTGCACATTGAAGCCACAAAAGGCAAACCCCTACGCGCTTCGCGAAGCGGAAGCCAACCCTTCGCAAATCCCAAAAGCCCCACTTAGTCCCGCCGCAGTTCATGGTGTGAGCACATACTGCAGATGTCTTTGGCTTGCTGCTCTACAAGCTGCCGCAGCAATGGCCCTTGAACTGGGTGACAGGGGTTTTTGA
- the LOC106764084 gene encoding cucumisin-like codes for MKTLGLSHLLQILTCILLLTPSFSKDDRKIYIVYMGEYPKGMELTESLHTTMVQSAISRKLAPDTLVHSYKSFNGFVARLTKEESERMKRLDDVVSVIPNRVHSIQTSRSWDFLGFPENVQRTKEESNTIVGVLDTGIWPNSSSFTDEGFGPPPEKWKGTCHNFTCNNKIIGAKYFRLGGVFPQGDLISPTDTSGHGSHCASTAAGNPVRNANLFGLGLGTARGGVPLARIAVYKVCWTNGCETADVLAGFDAAIMDGVDIISLSVGYGEVIYPNYFEDDFAIGAFHAMKRGILTSQAAGNLGPNPYTMSNLAPWFISVAASTIDRKFLTNLQLGNGQIFKGISVNTFSPTQKSYPLIYGGDAPAAVFNSSVSKFCYENTLDRALVKGKIVLCDAVTPSFPYFGYAGFASGAAGLIFIFPSTAPLVVAVVYALPAISITASDGNTVLSYLRSTSNPAATIFKSYEGKDSSAPYIAPFSSRGPNKVTPNILKPDIAAPGVEILAAWSPISPISGVKGDRRVSNFNIIYGTSMACPHVTAAAVYVKSFHPNWSPAAIKSALMTTATPMNPALNVEAEFAYGVGQINPLKAVNPGLVYDAGESDYISFLCGQGYNSSSLQKITDDNSTCTSANKGSVFNLNLPSFALSTPRSSYNNVTFGRTVTNVGSATSTYKATITAHPSSLNVQVLPSVLAFSSLGQRLSFTLKIEGSINTGLVSFSLIWDDGTFNVRSPVVVYVP; via the exons ATGAAGACTTTAGGGTTGTCGCATCTTCTCCAAATTCTTACATGCATTCTGCTACTCACTCCCTCATTTTCTAAAGATGATCGAAAG ATTTACATAGTCTACATGGGCGAATATCCAAAGGGCATGGAACTCACAGAATCACTTCACACTACTATGGTTCAAAGTGCCATAAGCAG AAAACTTGCACCAGATACTTTGGTACACAGCTACAAGAGTTTCAATGGATTTGTGGCGAGGCTAACCAAAGAAGAAtcagaaagaatgaaaa GATTGGATGATGTGGTTTCCGTTATTCCAAATAGAGTCCACAGTATCCAAACATCAAGGTCCTGGGACTTTCTTGGCTTCCCTGAAAATGTCCAAAGAACAAAGGAAGAAAGTAACACAATCGTGGGAGTACTGGATACTGGAATTTGGCCAAATTCCTCAAGCTTCACCGACGAAGGCTTTGGTCCACCACCAGAGAAATGGAAAGGAACATGCCATAACTTCACTTGCAATAA CAAAATCATTGGAGCAAAATATTTTCGTCTTGGTGGTGTGTTCCCCCAAGGGGACCTGATATCTCCAACTGATACGAGTGGTCACGGCTCTCACTGTGCATCAACCGCGGCTGGAAACCCTGTTAGGAATGCAAATTTGTTTGGGCTTGGCTTAGGAACAGCAAGAGGAGGAGTTCCATTGGCACGTATTGCTGTGTATAAAGTTTGTTGGACAAATGGTTGTGAAACTGCTGATGTTCTTGCAGGATTTGATGCAGCCATTATGGATGGTGTTGACATTATATCTCTTTCAGTGGGATATGGAGAAGTCATATACCCCAATTATTTTGAAGATGACTTTGCAATAGGAGCCTTCCATGCAATGAAGAGAGGCATATTAACTTCTCAAGCTGCAGGCAATTTGGGTCCAAATCCTTACACAATGTCAAATCTTGCACCCTGGTTCATTTCCGTGGCTGCTTCCACCATAGACAGAAAGTTTTTAACCAATCTCCAACTGGGCAATGGCCAAATCTTCAAG GGAATTTCAGTGAATACATTTAGTCCAACACAGAAGAGTTACCCTTTAATTTATGGGGGAGATGCGCCAGCCGCTGTATTTAATAGTTCCGTGTCCAA GTTTTGCTATGAAAATACTTTGGATAGAGCTTTGGTGAAAGGGAAAATTGTTCTGTGTGATGCCGTTACTccttcttttccatattttggATATGCGGGATTTGCTTCTGGGGCTGCTggtcttatatttatattcccTAGTACAGCCCCTTTAGTTGTGGCAGTTGTATATGCATTGCCAGCGATTAGCATTACCGCAAGTGATGGGAATACCGTATTATCTTATTTAAGGTCAACAAG TAATCCAGCAGCTACCATATTCAAGAGTTATGAAGGAAAAGATTCATCAGCCCCTTACATTGCTCCTTTCTCATCAAGAGGTCCAAATAAGGTCACCCCAAACATTCTTAAG CCTGATATAGCAGCTCCAGGAGTTGAAATTCTAGCTGCATGGTCTCCGATTTCTCCTATTTCTGGCGTTAAAGGAGACAGAAGAGTatcaaatttcaatataatatatgGAACGTCAATGGCATGCCCTCATGTTACTGCAGCAGCTGTTTACGTAAAATCATTTCATCCCAACTGGTCTCCTGCTGCAATAAAATCCGCATTGATGACAACtg CAACCCCTATGAATCCTGCACTTAATGTAGAGGCTGAATTTGCTTACGGTGTGGGGCAAATAAATCCTTTGAAGGCAGTAAATCCTGGACTGGTTTACGATGCTGGTGAATCTGATTATATTAGTTTTCTGTGTGGACAAGGTTACAATTCATCATCGCTGCAAAAAATTACAGATGATAACAGCACATGCACATCAGCAAATAAAGGGTCTGTTTTCAACCTTAATCTCCCATCTTTTGCTCTATCAACCCCTCGCTCAAGCTACAACAATGTCACTTTTGGTAGAACTGTTACAAATGTTGGATCAGCTACATCCACATATAAGGCCACAATAACTGCACATCCATCTTCTTTAAATGTTCAAGTACTGCCAAGTGTTTTGGCCTTCTCGTCGTTGGGTCAGAGGCTGTCTTTTACCCTTAAGATTGAAGGAAGCATTAATACAGGCTTGGTTTCCTTTTCTTTGATTTGGGACGATGGCACTTTTAATGTAAGGAGCCCCGTTGTGGTTTATGTTCCATAA